CAGTGGCGCACCAACATCATCGAGGGACGCCTGCGAGACATCGTGCAGCGCCTGAGCCGCGCCGAAAATCCGCCCCCCATCGCCATCGACGTGATCGAGAGCCCCGACAACGGTCTACCAGTTCTTCAGTTTGGTGACCAGGAGATCATGACCGTGACGGAGCAGGACGCAGAGCTCCAGGGCGCTAATACCCTCCAGGGCACAGCAGAAGAATTTGCTAAACGCATTGAGTTTGGGCTGAGACGGGCGATCGCCGAGCGACAGCCCGCAGCCTTCCAGCGACGCCTGGCGATCGCAGCGATCGGCAGCGTCCTCCTAGTGCTGATCAGCGCAGGCTTTGCCTATCGTCAGCGTCACCTCCGAGCCAAGCTCCATCGGCTCGAAGCCCAGACCCCAGACGTGCCGCCGCCCGTGGTTACCCAGCCCACCACCGGCACCCCCGAAGCATCCGCCGCTCGCGAAGCCGCCATGCTGGCCGCCGCCCAGCATCAGGCCTCCCACCTTCAGCAGCGCAATCTGATCGAGATTCAGCGGCGCTTGCTCCAGGCAGGCCAGATCGTTTTATGGGGAGGCGGTCTCTTTTTGGGGCTTGGGCTGTTTCCCCAGGTCCGCTGGCTCCAGCCGCAGATCGTCTCTGGCCTCAAGATCCCGGTCACAATTATCCTGACCCTGTTGGGAACCTACGTGGCTATCCGCATCAGCGCCGTCGCTATCGATCGCTTCTTTTGGGCCGTGGGCAATGGTCGCTTTTTTAGCCCCACCAATCCCCAGCGAATCGCCCTGCGCATCACCACCTTCTCACGGGTGCTCAAAAGCATTGCTGGCCTTGTGCTGCTGGTCATCGGCGCCCTGATTGGACTCTCAAGCCTCGGACTCAACGTCGCGCCGCTGCTCGCTGGTGCCGGGATCATCGGTCTTGCCGTTTCCTTCGCCGCCCAAAGCCTGATCAAGGACACCATTAACGGGTTCTTGATTTTGCTTGAGGACCAGTACGCCGTGGGAGATGTGATCAGCGTCAAGAGCGAAGCGGGTCTGGTGGAAAACATGAATCTGCGCATCACCCAGTTGCGCAACTCTGAGGGCCAGCTCATCACGATTCCCAACGGCACCATCGATGTGGTGCGCAACCTCTCGAAGGACTGGTCCCGCGCCGATCTGGTGATCAACGTAGCCTACGGGGTCGACACCGATCAGGCCCTGAAGATCATTCGCGAAGTGTCTCTGCGCTTGAGCCGCGATCCGGATTGGCGCGATCGCATTCTGGATCCCTTGCAAGTCCTGGGGGTCGAAAACCTGAGCCATGAAGGCATCTCCATTCGGCTCTGGATTCAAACCAAGCCCCTCGAACAATGGAATGTGGCCCGAGAATATCGCCGCCGCCTCAAGCAAGCTCTAGATCAAGCGGGAATCTCCATCGGGGTTCCCCAACAGTCGCTGTGGCTCTGGAGCTTGGATCGCCGCAAGTCAATGGTCGATCCCGACCATGCCAATGGCAGCAGTGCTGCTTCTAGCAAATCCCAAGATTCATTCAACTAGCATGAATCACTCGGCTCAAGGGCCGAGCGTCAATGGATTTGCATGCTGAAGGGCGATCGCAATTTGAAGCGCGATCGCCCTTTACCCGCTCTTAATCAAAATTCTTTACAATTCAGCCCAAATTGCCCCTTCAAAACCTTAAGACATCTTTAATTTTTTAATTTTGAACTGTCTTCAAATAATCCCTAGAAAGCCGCAGCGCATCAGGGCTTTCAGCCTTGCTTCAGGACCTGCGCTTTCTCAAACTTGAAAATCGCTCACCAAAATTTTTAAAACTTTTATAGAAAAATCAACGCTTTGCTGGGAAAGTGATCAGGAACCCGCGTCAGGCGTGATGTAGATTAACTTACCCTCTGACAACGGTCACTCAAGCTACCGTGGCCGCTCCGTATAGTAATCGCAGTCTAGCAATACCTACGGCGCGATCGCCACCTCAGTATTCACCAGGGTGCTCGTTTCAGTTCATACAAACCCCGAGGTTTCAATCACTGAAACGGTCTCACAAAATTCCGTTCAGATACTGATTGCCAGAGGCTCTGTGCTCATCCAGGAGTCATCTGTAAAGCCCTCTTGACACCTCATCAAATCACTCTGTAAAGGAACCCAACAAAGTGTTTGCTTGTCTTTTGTCAAGGGAATCCTAGCAGTAGGAAACAGCCAGATTGAGCCTCACTACCACCTGGAGCAACCGAAAAGGATACTATGCAAGCAAGCAGCTTTAGCCCCAACGCAGCATATGATGATCCGGTTGGTTCGGAAGGCTTTTCGCCAGACGAGCCTGACTTCGATGAAGCCGCTGGGACTTCTCTTAATGAGCTAGAAGAGCTCGTTCATCCCGATGGCTTGCAGAAGCGTCCCGGTCGTCGCACCACCGATTTGGTGCGGATGTATCTCCAGGAGATTGGTCGCGTCCGATTGCTCGGGCGGGATGAGGAAGTCTCCGAAGCTCAGCAAGTACAGCGCTACATGCGTCTGCTGGAGCTGCGAGATGAGGCCGCCCAGGCAGAAGGCGGCACGATCCAGCGCTACGTCCAGATCATCGAAGCTCGAGACACGCTGACGTCTCACTTGGGGCACCGTCCCTCTCTGGAGCGGTGGGCCGAAGCCGCTGGCGTTGACGTCACTGAGCTCAAACCCATCCTCGCCAGCGGCAAACAGCGCTGGGCTGAGCTGACTGGGCTGACAATCCAAGAATTAGAGCAGATTCAGCGAGAAGGGATCCGCGCCAAAGAGCACATGATCAAGGCGAATCTTCGCCTCGTCGTGTCTGTGGCCAAGAAGTACCAAAATCGCGGCCTTGAGCTGCTGGATCTGATTCAAGAAGGCACCCTCGGCTTGGAGCGGGCCGTAGAGAAATTTGATCCCACCAAGGGTTATCGCTTCAGCACCTACGC
This genomic stretch from Geitlerinema sp. PCC 7407 harbors:
- a CDS encoding mechanosensitive ion channel family protein, whose protein sequence is MPPATHRSPKGDRRSKVWSIVLAVLVGFTLFGFAPRLTSPAAAQIPSIPGINLQDIENILPPSTPAERIDTGRIRLDGRTLFWVAASASDRPGEASPIQWRTNIIEGRLRDIVQRLSRAENPPPIAIDVIESPDNGLPVLQFGDQEIMTVTEQDAELQGANTLQGTAEEFAKRIEFGLRRAIAERQPAAFQRRLAIAAIGSVLLVLISAGFAYRQRHLRAKLHRLEAQTPDVPPPVVTQPTTGTPEASAAREAAMLAAAQHQASHLQQRNLIEIQRRLLQAGQIVLWGGGLFLGLGLFPQVRWLQPQIVSGLKIPVTIILTLLGTYVAIRISAVAIDRFFWAVGNGRFFSPTNPQRIALRITTFSRVLKSIAGLVLLVIGALIGLSSLGLNVAPLLAGAGIIGLAVSFAAQSLIKDTINGFLILLEDQYAVGDVISVKSEAGLVENMNLRITQLRNSEGQLITIPNGTIDVVRNLSKDWSRADLVINVAYGVDTDQALKIIREVSLRLSRDPDWRDRILDPLQVLGVENLSHEGISIRLWIQTKPLEQWNVAREYRRRLKQALDQAGISIGVPQQSLWLWSLDRRKSMVDPDHANGSSAASSKSQDSFN
- the sigC gene encoding RNA polymerase sigma factor SigC, with the translated sequence MQASSFSPNAAYDDPVGSEGFSPDEPDFDEAAGTSLNELEELVHPDGLQKRPGRRTTDLVRMYLQEIGRVRLLGRDEEVSEAQQVQRYMRLLELRDEAAQAEGGTIQRYVQIIEARDTLTSHLGHRPSLERWAEAAGVDVTELKPILASGKQRWAELTGLTIQELEQIQREGIRAKEHMIKANLRLVVSVAKKYQNRGLELLDLIQEGTLGLERAVEKFDPTKGYRFSTYAYWWIRQGITRAIATQSRTIRLPVHITEKLNKIKKAQRKISQEKGRTPTIEDIARELEMTSPQVREVLLRVPRSVSLETKVGKEKDTELGELLETDDVTPEETLMRESLRRDLQQLLADLTSRERDVIQMRFGLGDGHPYSLAEIGRALDLSRERVRQIEAKALQKLRQPKRRNRIRDYLESLS